In Sandaracinaceae bacterium, the genomic window CGTCGCGGTCCATCGCGCCACCGTAGCAGTACCTGCCCGCGGGCCAAATCCGCAGCTCGCGGACCGCGCGCGACTTCTGGTATCGTGAGGGTCATGCCCAACTCGAAGCGTCGTTCCAGCAGCACCACGCAGCGTGGCTTCGGCGACACGGACATAGAGCCCCGCACCACCATCCCCATGCTGGGCAGCCCCTCCATCGGCCGCGGTGAGGGCGTGAGCATGGACGAGCACGGTGTGGAGCTCGAGCTGGTCCGCGAGAGCGGCGCGCCGCAGCTCCTGCAGGGGCACTGGCGCGCGGTCGAGGTGTGGACCGCGAACACGATCTACGCGCTGGACGCAGGCTTGGTGTGCGTGTCGGTGCTGGACCGCGCCAGCTACCGCTCGAAGGACGACCACGAGATGCTGGGCGCCACCATGCTGGGCGGTCAGGAGCGCGGCCCGGGCGGCAAGGTCACCACCGTCTCGCACCCGCTGCCGCGCGTGGGAGCCTCCGCGGTGTTCTCGAAGAAGGTGGGCAACCGCACCAGCATCTCCGAGACATCCCCCGTGCTTCGCGTCATCTACCGCATGCGCATCGTGGAGGTCTCGCGGCCTGGCAGCGAGCTCGATTGGTCCGACGTCAGCGGGCGCTGGCCGCAGCGGTGATGATGACGAGCGTGAGCGTTGACGCACCCAGGCGTGTCGCGCATGACGCGGGCATGCCAGCTCCGCTCGACGCCTCCTCCATGCAAGCCGCTCGTCTCCGTCAGGCTTCGCTCACGAAGCCGGCGCTCGCGCTCGGGCGCCTCGAGCAGCTGGCCATCCAGCTGGCGGGCATCCAGCGCACCGCCATCCCGCAGGCCCGCCCTGCCGCCTGCTTGCTCTTCGCGGCCGAGCACCCGGTCACGCGTCACGGTGTCAGCGCCTATCCCAGCGAGGTGACCGCCGCCATGGTGGCCAACTTCGTGGGGGGCGGCGCGGCTGCCAGCGTGCTCTCGCGTCGCCAGGGCATCCCGCTGCAGGTGGTCAACGTGGGGGTGGCCATGCCTGCGCTCCCGGGCGTGGTGCGCGGCGCCTCGGCCGACATGCCCGCAGGCGACCTCCGCACCGAGGACGCCATGCCGCCCGCCACGTTCGACGCTGCGTTTGCGGCAGGCCGGGCCGCCGTGGCGAACCTGGCGGAAGCGCCTCGCGTGCTGCTCCTCGGCGAGATGGGCATCGGCAACACCACGGCCGCGAGCGCGGTGGTCGCCGCGCTGCTCGGCATGAACCCTGAAGACGCCGTGGGCGCTGGCACGGGCGTGGACGCGGCGGGCCGTGCTCGCAAGGTGGCCGTGGTGCACGATGCCCTCGCGCGCCTACCGGCGGGGCTCGCTCCGCTCGAGGTGCTGCGGTGCGTGGGTGGCCGTGAGCTCGCCGCCATCGCGGGCGCCAGCCTCGAAGCCGCCGAGCGCGGCATCGCCATCTTGGTCGATGGCTTCATCGTGAGCGCGGGCGTGCTGGCTGCGGCGCGTCACGAGCCGGGCATCACGCCCTATCTCATCCCTGCGCACCGCTCGCGCGAGGTCGGTCACCGGCGTGTGCTCGAGGCGCTGGTGGGCGACGCGTCGCTCGCGCTCCTGGACCTGGACCTTGCCCTCGGTGAGGCCAGCGGTGCGCTGCTCGCGTTCCCTCTGCTGGAGCTGGCGCTCGCCACCCACGCCGAGATGGCCACGTTCGACTCGGCCGGTGTGCCCGACCGGGAAGAAGGGGAAAGCACGCTGCCGTGACCGACACGCCCGAGCCACGCGCCTCGTCCTGGTTCCCCCGCGACATGCGCGCCGCGTTCGTGTTCCTCACGCGGGTCCCCGTGGGTGGCGGGCCCTACACCGACGAAGAGTGGCAGTCGTCCACCGGGCACTTCCCGCTGGTGGGCGCCGTGCTCGGCGTGGTCCTGGCTACGCTCGCCGCGGCGCTGCTGCCGCACTTCGGCGCTTGGCCCACGGCCCTGCTGGTGCTGGCCGCCTCCATGCT contains:
- the cobT gene encoding nicotinate-nucleotide--dimethylbenzimidazole phosphoribosyltransferase, whose product is MPAPLDASSMQAARLRQASLTKPALALGRLEQLAIQLAGIQRTAIPQARPAACLLFAAEHPVTRHGVSAYPSEVTAAMVANFVGGGAAASVLSRRQGIPLQVVNVGVAMPALPGVVRGASADMPAGDLRTEDAMPPATFDAAFAAGRAAVANLAEAPRVLLLGEMGIGNTTAASAVVAALLGMNPEDAVGAGTGVDAAGRARKVAVVHDALARLPAGLAPLEVLRCVGGRELAAIAGASLEAAERGIAILVDGFIVSAGVLAAARHEPGITPYLIPAHRSREVGHRRVLEALVGDASLALLDLDLALGEASGALLAFPLLELALATHAEMATFDSAGVPDREEGESTLP